One segment of Belonocnema kinseyi isolate 2016_QV_RU_SX_M_011 chromosome 7, B_treatae_v1, whole genome shotgun sequence DNA contains the following:
- the LOC117177034 gene encoding uncharacterized protein LOC117177034, giving the protein MAHRDVLSIQKMKKFTVPNNLNLRKLWNIIGPVVATGVVGPDYLPISNLLDTNAYEVGYIFVQTAGQKISCFGHSPLIKILGPIKDYIKKNETDKKWLANEFPVVKNFPEHQNFEVVMQHSENKLTFEGKDYYFLSKPEEMILEKNVTIDRASDEDLHYAEWFGMIRNVVVTNVFQIKMESKTSSRVLQVGDGPHAILYNYEMCKIDLKGKTKNTSCTAPNIPWEGLQCECQDGLPLPTF; this is encoded by the exons atggcACATCGAGATGTTTTGagcatacaaaaaatgaaaaagtttactGTTCCTAACAATCTAAATTTAAGGAAGCTTTGGAATATAATAGGACCGGTTGTAGCCACAGGAGTAGTAGGTCCAGATTACTTGCCCATATCAAATTTATTGGATACTAATGCTTATGAAGTCggatatatttttgttcaaaccGCTGGACAG aaaataagtTGTTTTGGTCATTCTCCCCTGATTAAAATTCTTGGACCAATCAAAGATTAcatcaagaaaaatgaaacagACAAAAAATGGTTGGCAAATGAATTTCCTGTAGTTAAAAACTTTCCTGAACATCAAAATTTTGAG GTTGTTATGCAACATAGTGAAAATAAATTAACCTTTGAaggaaaagattattattttcttagCAAGCCTGAAGAGATGattctggaaaaaaatgttacaatcgATCGAGCAAGCGATGAAG ACTTACATTATGCTGAATGGTTTGGAATGATCCGGAATGTAGTAGTaacaaatgtttttcaaattaaaatggaaaGCAAGACATCATCCAGAGTCTTGCAAGTCGGTGATGGGCCTCATGCTATACTTTATAACTatgaaatgtgtaaaattgatttaaaaggaAAAACGAAAAACACA TCGTGCACGGCGCCAAATATACCATGGGAAGGGCTACAGTGCGAATGTCAAGATGGACTACCATTGCCaactttctaa